In Thalassococcus sp. S3, the sequence CGATCCGATCAATGGCTTCGTCGTGCTGAACCTGCCTGAGAACGAGTTGAGGGCCGGCCTGGAGATCATACCGCTGCACACCCTGATCCTCGATCGGGAGCTTGTCGTGCGCTATGCCAACAAGTCGGCGCGTGCGGCCTTCGATGCGGGAAGATACGGTCCCTGGAACCGGGGTATCTTTGACTATGCCGGGCTGGATCTGGAAATCGCGGTCGCTCCCGATGACATCCTGAAAAGCGGGATTACACATACGACGACATGTCGTCACGTCGCCCATCAGCGGATCAGCGTATTTGATGCCACGATCACCGCGACGCGCCATCACAACAGCATCTTTTACGTGGTCATGCTGATCAAATGTGCGGGTTGATCCGCAGTGACGCAGCGACGCCAAAGCGTGACTTGACCCCACCCACGCTCTGGTAGAGAACCGCAGAATGCTTGCTTACGTTATACGTCGGGTCTTTCAATCGGCCATCGTTCTGCTTGTGGTGGGACTGGTTGCGTTTTCGATGTTTCGCTTTGTCGGCGATCCGATTGACAACATGCTTGGGCAAGAGCGGACCCAAGCCGATATCGACCGGCTGCGCACGGAACTTGGCCTCGATCAGCCCTTTGTCGTGCAGTATTTCAAGTTTCTCGAAGGGGCCGTACAGGGCAATTTTGGCGTCTCTTATCGTCAGGGCCGCCCCGTCGCGACCATCATTGCCGAACGGGCGCCCGCAACGTTGGAACTGGCGGCGGTGTCGGGGCTTTTTGCGATTGTGCTGGGCATCGGCCTGGGTGTTTTGACCGCGATCCGACGAAACGGCCTCTTGGCGAATACGATCATGACGCTCAGTCTGGTCGGCGTGTCACTACCAACCTTTCTGATCGGAATATTGCTCATCTACGTGTTTTCGGTGGAATTGGACTGGCTCCCATCGTTTGGGCGAGGAGAGACCGTGATGATCGGAGGTTGGTCGACCGGGTTTCTGACCCAGAGCGGCCTCATGGCCCTGATCTTGCCGGCCATCACGCTGGGCCTTTATCAGATGACTTTGATCATGAGGCTTGTTCGCTCCGAAATGCTTGAAGTGCTGCGCCAGGACTATATTCGCTTTGCCCGCGCGCGTGGCTTGCGCGAGAGGGCCGTGAACTTCCGTCATGCGATGAAGAACACCCTGGTACCCGTGATCACCGTGACGGGCCTTCAACTGGGTTCGATCATCGCATTTGCGATCATTACCGAAACGGTCTTTCAATGGCCGGGTGTGGGCCTTCTCTTTATCAATGCGATCCAGTTCGTCGATATCCCGGTGATGGCCGCCTACCTGATGCTGATTTCGGTGATGTTCGTGGCCATCAATCTGATCGTGGACCTGCTATATTTTGCGATTGATCCGCGCTTGCGGGTGGATGGGAGGACCGCATGACCGATCTGACCGAAACGCTGCCTGAACCATCGCGTCGCAGCCGCCTGAAGGAGTTCTGGCAGTCGGACTTCATGTATATGTTCCGGCGGTCCCCGGTCGCGATCATCTCGTTCGCGGTTGTTGTGATCCTGGTGCTTGGCGCGGTTCTGGCCCCGCTTATTGCACCCTATGATCCGTTCAATCCCGCCTCTCTCAATCTGATGAACGGGTTCACCCCGCCATCCACGCCCAATGCGTTCACGGGTGATACGTTTTTTCTGGGCACAGACGATCAAGGCCGGGACGTTTTTTCCACGATCCTCTATGGCATGCGAATTTCCTTGTTTGTCGGGTTTTCCGCGGTGCTGTTCGCCATGGTACTGGGGGTAACCCTTGGTCTGATCGCCGGGTATGTGGGGGGATGGATCGAGACGCTGATCATGCGGATCGCCGATGTCCAGCTGACCTTTCCGTCCATCCTTGTGGCTATGCTGATCTTCGGGATCGCCAAGGGATTTACGCCGGTGGAATATCGCGATCAGATGGCCATCTGGGTGCTGATCCTGGCCATCGGGCTAAGTGACTGGGTCCAGTTCGCACGCGTCGTGCGCGGGGCAACCCTTGTTGAAAAGAACAAGGAATATGTGCAGGCCGCGCGAATGATCGGACGCGGCGGACCGGCGATCATGGTGAAACATGTCCTGCCGAACATCCTGTCCCCCGTCCTCGTGATTGCCACGATCAGTCTGGCTTTGGCGATCATCGCCGAGGCGACGCTCAGTTTCCTTGGTGTCGGCGCTCCCCCCACGCAGCCATCGCTGGGGACACTGATCCGGATCGGGCAGGGCTTCCTCTTTTCCGGCGAGTGGTGGATCCTGTTTTTCCCGGCGGTGACCCTGCTGGCCCTCGCTCTGGCGGTCAATCTACTGGGTGACTGGCTGCGGGACGCGCTGAACCCGAGGTTGCGATGATGCAGGCGCTCGCATCTTCTCTGTTATCTTTCGTCTCGCAGATCGGCCTGTCCTGCAAGCTGAAGGCGGCTTTTTTGGAAAAACTGAAAGACGTAGGGCGGACCGCCTCCGAAGCCGTTATCGATGTCGGTCCAGCCCCATTGGTTGTAGTGGCCTATCGCCTTGCTGACGCGGGCTCGACCGGGAAAACTGAAATGGACGTGCTCGTCTCATGACCCAACCTGTTCTCTCTGTTCGCGATCTCATTGTCGAAATCCCAACCCGTCACGCGCTGCTTCGGCCTGTGGATCAGGTCAGCTATGATCTGGCGCCTGGTGAAATCCTGGGCGTTGTCGGCGAAAGCGGCGCGGGCAAGTCCATGACGGGCAATGCCGTGATCGGCCTGCTTGACCGGCCCGCGCGGATCACAGGCGGGGAGGTGCATTTGAACGGCAAACGCATCGACACCCTGTCGATGGCAGAGATGCGCAGAATCCGGGGCAAAGAGATCGGCATGATCTTTCAGGACCCCCTGACCTCTCTGAACCCCCTGTTGCCCATTGGCGAGCAATTGAGCGAGACCATTCTGGAGCATCTCGATGTCAGTCGGGCCGAGGCGCAGCGCCGCGCCGTGGCAAGTCTCGAAGAGGTTGGGATTCCCGCCGCAGCGGAACGCATCAACTCATACCCGCATGAGTTTTCCGGCGGCATGCGCCAGCGCGTCGTTATTGCTTTGGCTCTCTGTGCCGAACCTTCTCTGGTCATTGCCGACGAACCCACGACCGCTTTG encodes:
- a CDS encoding ABC transporter permease, with amino-acid sequence MLAYVIRRVFQSAIVLLVVGLVAFSMFRFVGDPIDNMLGQERTQADIDRLRTELGLDQPFVVQYFKFLEGAVQGNFGVSYRQGRPVATIIAERAPATLELAAVSGLFAIVLGIGLGVLTAIRRNGLLANTIMTLSLVGVSLPTFLIGILLIYVFSVELDWLPSFGRGETVMIGGWSTGFLTQSGLMALILPAITLGLYQMTLIMRLVRSEMLEVLRQDYIRFARARGLRERAVNFRHAMKNTLVPVITVTGLQLGSIIAFAIITETVFQWPGVGLLFINAIQFVDIPVMAAYLMLISVMFVAINLIVDLLYFAIDPRLRVDGRTA
- a CDS encoding ABC transporter permease → MTDLTETLPEPSRRSRLKEFWQSDFMYMFRRSPVAIISFAVVVILVLGAVLAPLIAPYDPFNPASLNLMNGFTPPSTPNAFTGDTFFLGTDDQGRDVFSTILYGMRISLFVGFSAVLFAMVLGVTLGLIAGYVGGWIETLIMRIADVQLTFPSILVAMLIFGIAKGFTPVEYRDQMAIWVLILAIGLSDWVQFARVVRGATLVEKNKEYVQAARMIGRGGPAIMVKHVLPNILSPVLVIATISLALAIIAEATLSFLGVGAPPTQPSLGTLIRIGQGFLFSGEWWILFFPAVTLLALALAVNLLGDWLRDALNPRLR
- a CDS encoding ABC transporter ATP-binding protein; its protein translation is MTQPVLSVRDLIVEIPTRHALLRPVDQVSYDLAPGEILGVVGESGAGKSMTGNAVIGLLDRPARITGGEVHLNGKRIDTLSMAEMRRIRGKEIGMIFQDPLTSLNPLLPIGEQLSETILEHLDVSRAEAQRRAVASLEEVGIPAAAERINSYPHEFSGGMRQRVVIALALCAEPSLVIADEPTTALDVSVQAQIIALLKRLCRERGTSVILVTHDMGVIAEAADRVAVMYAGRLAELGPVREVLTTPRHPYTEGLVGSMPMAAQGQARLHQIPGSMPRLGQLPDGCAFHPRCPKAEGKCRSNPRPTLETCGGRAACWFAAEEIAA